One window of the Leptospira koniambonensis genome contains the following:
- a CDS encoding response regulator: MKFSFLEKIKEKSQFLQWKVLIGFFSLTLLLIIASLISLYGMIELKDSGVLIEHTFTVIEEIDQCKSITREIGIAQAYTEDAASENTRSLFSNLKSEIKILQNLTKDNQIQQVRILGVSNLITTAEKQPGSFESKKGIILIEIAELLNNMQEEELRLLNSRNANSSMKGTRVAYSLLTLVIVSFLVVGYGSFAVQKDIKEKRRITDRLIESESRLLSILDNLPSAFCMMDLDGRTLFHNQVFANRFLESKDKRKDMGLENLFGIEKAEFISTIIAKSLEKQGPLDFELDLIVSDEEKTFYCVIVPLVDLEGEVYSVCGLFTDISVRKNYEYDLKKAKEEAEKANRAKSEFLAMMSHEIRTPMNGVIGMTELLIDSNLNKEQKEYAEIIQKSGESLLNIINDILDYSKIESGTLSLEIREFSVIETIEEVLDLFRSRAAQKQIDLVYYLDPNVPDRILCDSLRLKQIFINLIGNALKFTEQGEIFLSAEVSKLEGNLYTILFAIRDTGIGIPDEKQKELFQPFYQVDTSSTRRYGGTGLGLSISSRLIEMMGGVIWVESELNIGTTFSFYIQVEGNNQAKNKEKAANSELENKKVLILDDNPTNLRILAYQLQILGLITFSAKSKEEALNLLDLDIMPDLGILDYNLPGNTGLEIAQEIRKRNFHFPLVLLSSSFLDPKDKEIAGELFAGELSKPVKKKDIEKIVTDILAEDEAGTKAKANTRSSYLASQKEILSSQFPFKIMVAEDNEINQTLAKRIIQKLGFEPFIVPNGKEALIALREKTINLIFMDVHMPEMDGLQATQVIRNTWPVESQPYIIAMTAAAMQGDRDLCIRAGMNDYISKPIVFEELVHVMRKAGNTLFPKSKA; the protein is encoded by the coding sequence ATGAAATTTTCCTTTTTAGAAAAAATCAAAGAAAAATCCCAATTCTTGCAATGGAAAGTGCTGATCGGTTTTTTCTCTCTTACTTTACTATTGATCATAGCAAGTTTGATCAGTTTGTATGGAATGATAGAGCTGAAGGACTCTGGAGTTTTAATAGAACATACATTTACAGTCATCGAAGAGATAGACCAATGTAAAAGTATCACTAGAGAGATTGGGATCGCACAAGCTTACACTGAAGACGCTGCCTCCGAAAATACCAGATCCTTATTCTCCAACTTAAAAAGTGAGATTAAGATCCTACAAAATCTCACCAAGGACAATCAGATCCAACAAGTTAGGATCCTTGGAGTTTCCAACCTAATAACAACTGCAGAAAAACAACCTGGCTCTTTTGAATCTAAAAAAGGGATCATACTGATAGAGATAGCGGAACTTCTGAATAATATGCAAGAAGAAGAGCTGAGACTTCTGAATAGCAGGAACGCTAATAGTTCTATGAAAGGAACCAGGGTCGCTTATTCGCTACTTACTTTAGTTATAGTTTCTTTTCTTGTCGTTGGTTATGGCTCCTTCGCTGTCCAAAAAGATATCAAAGAAAAGAGAAGGATCACTGATAGATTGATAGAAAGTGAGTCCAGACTTCTTTCCATTTTAGACAATCTACCTTCTGCATTTTGTATGATGGATCTGGACGGAAGGACCCTATTCCACAACCAAGTATTCGCGAACAGATTCTTAGAAAGTAAAGATAAAAGAAAGGACATGGGCCTCGAAAATCTTTTCGGAATTGAGAAGGCAGAGTTCATTTCTACAATCATTGCAAAATCCTTAGAAAAACAAGGTCCTTTGGATTTCGAATTGGACTTAATCGTTTCGGACGAAGAAAAAACATTCTACTGTGTGATCGTTCCTTTAGTGGACTTAGAGGGAGAAGTTTACTCAGTCTGTGGATTATTCACAGATATTTCTGTACGCAAAAACTACGAGTACGATCTCAAAAAAGCAAAAGAAGAAGCTGAAAAAGCAAACCGTGCTAAGTCAGAATTTTTGGCAATGATGAGCCATGAGATCAGAACTCCTATGAACGGAGTGATCGGAATGACTGAACTACTGATCGATTCCAATCTAAATAAAGAACAGAAAGAATACGCTGAGATCATCCAAAAAAGTGGAGAAAGCCTGCTCAATATCATAAATGATATTTTAGATTATTCTAAAATTGAATCCGGGACTTTATCTCTGGAAATCAGAGAATTTTCAGTCATCGAAACCATCGAAGAAGTTTTGGATCTATTCAGGTCTCGTGCAGCCCAAAAACAGATCGATTTGGTCTATTATCTGGACCCGAATGTTCCTGATAGGATCTTATGTGATAGCCTCCGCTTAAAACAAATCTTTATCAATCTGATCGGAAACGCACTAAAATTCACTGAACAAGGTGAGATATTCTTATCTGCAGAAGTTTCTAAATTAGAAGGGAATTTATATACGATCCTATTTGCGATCAGAGATACTGGGATTGGAATTCCGGATGAAAAACAAAAGGAACTATTCCAACCATTCTACCAAGTAGATACATCCTCTACCAGACGATATGGTGGGACAGGGCTTGGTCTTTCTATTTCTTCTCGTTTAATAGAAATGATGGGCGGGGTTATCTGGGTAGAAAGTGAACTGAATATTGGTACAACCTTCTCCTTCTATATCCAGGTAGAAGGTAATAATCAGGCAAAGAACAAAGAAAAAGCAGCTAACTCAGAATTGGAAAATAAGAAAGTTCTTATATTGGATGATAATCCTACCAACCTCAGGATACTTGCGTATCAGCTGCAAATTTTAGGGCTTATAACCTTCTCCGCTAAATCAAAAGAAGAAGCATTAAATCTTCTTGATTTGGACATCATGCCAGATCTTGGAATTTTAGATTATAATCTTCCTGGAAATACTGGATTAGAGATCGCCCAAGAGATCCGCAAAAGAAATTTTCATTTTCCATTAGTGCTTCTATCTTCTTCATTTCTAGACCCTAAAGATAAAGAGATCGCAGGTGAATTATTCGCAGGAGAATTGAGTAAACCTGTTAAGAAAAAAGATATAGAAAAAATCGTAACTGATATTTTAGCCGAAGATGAAGCTGGGACTAAGGCGAAGGCGAATACAAGATCTTCTTATCTTGCCAGCCAAAAAGAAATTTTAAGTTCTCAATTTCCTTTCAAGATCATGGTCGCAGAAGACAATGAGATCAACCAAACTCTTGCAAAAAGAATTATCCAAAAATTAGGATTTGAACCGTTTATCGTTCCGAATGGAAAAGAAGCTTTGATCGCTCTTAGAGAGAAGACGATCAATCTAATCTTTATGGATGTTCACATGCCTGAGATGGATGGACTACAAGCAACTCAGGTCATCCGAAATACTTGGCCTGTGGAATCACAACCTTATATCATTGCAATGACTGCTGCCGCAATGCAAGGAGATAGGGACCTATGTATTCGGGCAGGAATGAACGATTATATCTCCAAACCAATCGTATTCGAAGAACTGGTCCATGTAATGAGAAAAGCAGGGAACACTCTCTTTCCAAAGTCCAAAGCTTAA